One Gammaproteobacteria bacterium DNA window includes the following coding sequences:
- a CDS encoding outer membrane protein assembly factor, with the protein MQFRHFLIIACACAVGPASAITGVDVEVSGLQATLAENVRVFLSIAEEEESDEQAPSERRVRRLHSEAPDEIREALRPFGYYAPRIRARLTRTEDGWIAHYRIQPGPPTIVRTIDIEVLGPGDEEPAVRNAVAGIDLRKGVRLEHSAYENAKSAVYDAVYGAGYLDARYKRSQLVVRPEVLQAEVHLKLKTGRQYYFGDVDIEQDVLNPEFVQRFVNFGPGDPFDTNKLLDLQLALTDSGYFDNVELRIDKDEAVNQRVPVAVVTQPTRPRRYSIGAGYGTDTGPRLSLGIEFRRINRRGHSFRADVQLSPIKNAFSTQYLIPIKNVATDNIAIAGTLQQEEIGDADTEQLILGVSRNEFWRGFQRRLYFNYQREHFNFGPGTGREENLLYSGITLARKRTDDPLFARKGYSVNLDVHGGDGNLLSSTSFVRTLAEARAVFPLTQRSRLLLHSEAGAVLVDDFVALPPSQRFFTGGDRTVRGYDYQDIGPLSDLGANVGGRYLLAGGVEADYLLFGDFGGAVFFDVGDAFNGTPDPQKTVGVGLRYRSPVGMIRLDFAHPLDDPNDSFRFHLSIGPDL; encoded by the coding sequence TTCCTGAGCATCGCCGAGGAAGAAGAGAGCGATGAGCAGGCGCCCTCGGAGCGGCGCGTGCGCCGGCTGCACAGCGAGGCGCCTGACGAGATACGTGAGGCCCTGCGCCCGTTCGGTTATTATGCGCCCCGCATTCGCGCGCGGCTCACACGCACGGAAGACGGCTGGATCGCCCATTATCGGATACAGCCTGGTCCGCCTACCATCGTGCGGACGATCGACATCGAGGTTCTCGGCCCCGGCGACGAAGAGCCCGCCGTGCGCAACGCGGTTGCGGGCATTGATCTGCGCAAGGGCGTGCGCCTGGAACACAGCGCCTACGAGAACGCCAAGAGCGCCGTGTACGACGCGGTCTATGGCGCCGGCTATCTAGATGCGCGTTACAAGCGCAGCCAGCTTGTTGTGCGTCCCGAGGTGCTGCAAGCTGAGGTGCACCTCAAGCTGAAGACCGGTCGGCAATACTATTTCGGCGACGTCGATATCGAGCAGGACGTGCTCAACCCCGAATTTGTGCAGCGTTTCGTGAACTTCGGGCCGGGGGATCCATTCGATACCAACAAGCTGCTGGACCTGCAGCTGGCACTGACCGACAGCGGCTACTTCGACAACGTCGAGTTGCGGATCGACAAAGACGAAGCCGTCAACCAGCGCGTGCCGGTGGCCGTGGTCACTCAACCGACCCGGCCGCGTCGCTACAGCATAGGCGCAGGTTACGGCACCGATACCGGTCCGCGGCTGAGCCTGGGTATCGAGTTTCGGCGCATCAATCGCCGCGGTCACAGCTTTCGCGCCGATGTGCAGCTCTCGCCCATCAAAAACGCGTTTAGCACGCAGTATCTGATCCCGATCAAGAATGTCGCCACGGACAACATCGCCATCGCGGGCACCTTGCAACAGGAAGAAATCGGCGACGCGGACACCGAACAACTGATACTGGGCGTGAGCCGTAACGAATTCTGGCGCGGCTTTCAGCGGCGGCTTTACTTCAACTACCAGCGCGAACACTTCAATTTCGGTCCGGGGACCGGCCGCGAGGAGAACCTGCTGTATTCCGGCATCACCCTGGCGCGCAAGCGCACCGACGATCCGCTGTTCGCGCGCAAGGGTTACAGCGTGAACCTGGACGTGCACGGCGGCGACGGCAACCTGCTCTCCTCGACCAGCTTCGTGCGTACCCTGGCGGAAGCACGCGCGGTGTTTCCATTGACGCAGCGCTCACGGCTGCTGCTGCATAGCGAGGCGGGGGCGGTGCTGGTGGACGACTTCGTCGCGCTGCCGCCGTCGCAACGGTTCTTCACCGGCGGCGATCGCACGGTGCGCGGCTACGATTATCAGGACATCGGGCCACTGAGCGACCTCGGCGCCAACGTCGGCGGGCGCTACTTGCTGGCGGGCGGGGTCGAAGCCGATTATTTACTCTTCGGCGATTTCGGCGGCGCGGTGTTCTTCGACGTCGGCGACGCATTCAACGGCACGCCCGATCCGCAAAAAACGGTGGGCGTGGGGCTGCGCTACCGCTCCCCTGTAGGCATGATTCGCCTGGACTTCGCACATCCGCTCGACGATCCAAACGATTCCTTCCGCTTTCACTTAAGCATCGGGCCCGACCTGTGA
- a CDS encoding translocation/assembly module TamB domain-containing protein, translated as MKRLLKYTLLSVFVVLVLAVATLAFVAATETGTRAAWNLARGFLPDGLKVAAVEGRLLGPLVIRGLDYRTPDFHLSVRAGELRWTSGDLWRERVLTVDLIGIDGVRYTQLRAAPPAPEKKSGPLRLPENIDLPLDVRLHKFRLQDVAYRTARDAKSVFLRNAVVSADYFGSQLTVDRLNIDAPLLTLNGRARIDASGPYPLNAALRWTARPPDYPAAHGRTTMTGALRDAVELKQSLQAPYRTQARVTVNKPLEKSAFDARLNLEQIDLRVIDKTLPPITLSMQAQAAGQPRDIALAVNTSVREPAYGTLNLALNGGFAGQRVTIDRLALSSPQRPARLDAQGTVALRGKQPEVDVEADWQALRWPLSGKAQIRSPKGRLSVDGTLDAARMKLAAALSGATLMQAGIKDTKTLNAIFRGGFADKVLTIGDLDVSLGEQRLIAQGRVVMAGKQPDLDVRANWQDLRWPLAGKPLLMSSPEGQVTLAGTPENLDARLSVGVGEKGRIEGNATRAGGRIDVALDWRELRWPLAGAARVISSHGTFDVRGRIENLRARLSARLAGPVFSSAGIEAEQQLRANFAGGLKDQIVHIERFALGLAEEKTELTAAGQVALKKQSKFDLDVGWQALRWPLAGPAQVESSTGKLTLDGPLEDVRARLSAALSGTTLMQAGIEQEQQVTLDFDGGFKNQVLTIDQFAAGLDEQQFSAQGRAVLKGEQPDLDMQAQWRQLRWPLAGDTMIASPDGEVVVRGTSENLRAQLNVGVGDDGRIQGRATRAGQNIDLALDWHELQWPMTDPQVKIPSGRLAVSGPLQDYQVKLNTEVDAPDLAGAAINVAGYGSLQFLDLTRIDIEALSGAIGGQARVAWKPALQAKVALDAQGLDPGELLADWPGTLGFRVRAQAAQAGDQLVATLEDLSIDGRLRDHPVQADARGAYDAQGIELETLNVASGESSLRAEGRVGDTLDLNWEIESPDLSQLLPAAAGEISGEGSAQGPLQRPRAEVSLTGSGLRYQTFQMQSLNLDANVDASGDRRSVVNLALDNGRSSDIRLKRITLAGEGTPLAHTVALTARTSTGNADVSLNGGLDDAWQSDQRWRFELDEATFKYPRLAPWALPEPITGMASAARATLTRGCWASGDARLCVHGERTPAQMSGAMELTDFAFGYVRRLLPPDTRVDGGLDLQARFSQPAQGQPAAQLRVQTTPGRVASVATIPAVTRAAGDGGGAAPSPAQVSTLLEFRSSEIDFDMSERGLALSVALRLAEQGNIEIMAAVPNGEEPLPRRPLEGRIRTNLPDLSFISQLTPDTGRFEGRVTGDMRLAGSLRAPELYGRSVLTDGQAVLHQPGLNLQDIRIALAGQGKDGVDLNAAVRSGGGLLNVNGAFQFADRNMPRAQISIDGHEFLAFNAMDARVFISPDLEVAANTGRVRVTGELHVPRASIRPKELPESAVSVSGDQVIVRPGEDEAETADAGGMKVSARIRLIVGPRVTDEIGEQITDKLDEPPVYIEAFGLTAGIEGELLIIEGPGEPTRGTGELNVVEGRYQAYGQDLIIETGRILFPGGPISEPGLDVRAIRGDLEDEDVVVGVEARGSLQKPKFQLFSEPSMPQQEQLSYLVLGNAPGESSGGESSLLARAALALGLKGGNYLAENFGSRLGVDEIGLESSDTGTGDGEQASLVIGKYLSPKLYLSYGIGLLEPVSTVRLEYSITRSLEFVTETSGAQTGGDVIYTIERGQ; from the coding sequence GTGAAGCGTCTACTCAAGTACACCTTGCTCAGTGTATTCGTTGTCTTAGTGCTGGCCGTAGCGACGCTGGCGTTCGTCGCCGCCACCGAGACCGGCACGCGCGCGGCGTGGAATCTGGCGCGCGGGTTTTTGCCCGACGGGCTTAAAGTCGCCGCCGTCGAGGGACGGCTGCTGGGCCCGTTGGTGATCCGTGGCCTCGATTACCGCACCCCCGACTTTCACCTGTCGGTGCGCGCGGGCGAACTGCGCTGGACATCGGGCGACCTGTGGCGCGAACGCGTGCTGACCGTCGACCTGATCGGCATCGACGGCGTGCGCTATACGCAATTACGCGCGGCGCCGCCAGCGCCGGAAAAGAAATCCGGTCCGCTACGGCTGCCGGAGAATATCGATCTACCGCTTGACGTGCGTCTGCATAAATTCCGGCTTCAGGACGTTGCGTATCGCACCGCGCGCGACGCAAAATCTGTGTTTCTGCGCAACGCCGTTGTAAGCGCGGACTACTTCGGCAGCCAATTAACCGTCGACCGCCTGAATATCGACGCTCCGCTCCTGACACTCAATGGCCGCGCGCGCATAGACGCCAGCGGTCCATATCCGCTCAACGCGGCGCTGCGCTGGACAGCAAGACCACCGGATTATCCCGCGGCTCATGGGCGCACTACGATGACGGGTGCGCTGCGCGATGCGGTAGAACTCAAGCAAAGCCTGCAAGCGCCTTACCGCACACAGGCCCGGGTCACGGTCAACAAGCCGCTGGAGAAATCCGCCTTCGATGCGCGGTTGAACCTCGAACAGATCGACTTGAGAGTGATCGACAAGACGCTGCCGCCGATCACCTTGAGCATGCAGGCTCAAGCTGCCGGGCAGCCGCGAGATATTGCGCTAGCCGTCAACACGAGCGTGCGTGAACCCGCATACGGCACGCTGAACCTCGCGCTGAACGGCGGCTTCGCCGGGCAGCGCGTCACCATCGACCGACTGGCGCTGTCGTCGCCCCAGCGACCCGCTCGGCTCGATGCCCAGGGCACCGTGGCGTTGCGCGGTAAACAGCCCGAAGTCGATGTCGAGGCCGACTGGCAGGCGCTGCGCTGGCCGCTCTCGGGCAAGGCGCAAATCAGGAGTCCCAAAGGACGACTGAGCGTGGATGGCACCCTCGACGCCGCGCGTATGAAGCTCGCCGCGGCTTTGAGTGGCGCCACCTTGATGCAGGCCGGCATCAAGGATACGAAAACGCTGAATGCCATCTTCCGCGGCGGTTTCGCGGACAAGGTCCTGACCATAGGCGATCTCGACGTCTCGCTCGGCGAGCAGCGCCTGATCGCGCAAGGCCGGGTCGTCATGGCGGGCAAACAACCCGATCTCGACGTACGGGCAAACTGGCAAGACCTGCGCTGGCCGCTGGCGGGTAAGCCGCTGCTAATGTCCAGCCCGGAAGGCCAGGTGACGCTCGCGGGCACGCCGGAGAATCTCGACGCCAGACTGAGCGTCGGCGTCGGCGAGAAAGGGCGCATCGAGGGCAATGCGACACGCGCCGGCGGCCGGATCGATGTGGCGCTGGATTGGCGCGAGCTGCGCTGGCCGCTTGCCGGCGCTGCGCGGGTGATAAGTTCGCACGGCACTTTCGATGTGCGCGGCAGAATCGAAAACCTGCGCGCCAGACTCTCGGCGAGGCTCGCCGGTCCGGTCTTTTCCAGCGCGGGTATCGAGGCTGAACAGCAGCTTAGAGCAAACTTTGCCGGTGGCCTCAAAGACCAGATAGTACACATCGAGCGATTCGCGTTGGGGCTCGCCGAAGAAAAAACCGAATTGACCGCCGCCGGCCAGGTGGCTTTGAAAAAGCAGTCGAAGTTCGATCTGGATGTCGGCTGGCAGGCGTTGCGCTGGCCGCTCGCGGGCCCGGCTCAGGTCGAAAGTTCCACAGGAAAACTAACGCTCGACGGCCCGCTGGAGGATGTGCGTGCGCGTCTCTCCGCGGCCTTGAGCGGTACGACGCTCATGCAGGCCGGAATCGAGCAGGAACAACAAGTTACTTTGGACTTCGATGGCGGTTTCAAGAATCAGGTCCTGACCATTGACCAGTTCGCGGCGGGCCTGGACGAACAGCAGTTCAGCGCGCAAGGCCGCGCCGTGCTGAAAGGCGAGCAACCTGACCTGGATATGCAAGCGCAATGGCGGCAACTGCGCTGGCCGCTCGCGGGCGACACGATGATCGCCAGTCCCGACGGTGAGGTCGTAGTGCGCGGTACGTCGGAGAATCTGCGCGCCCAATTGAATGTCGGCGTTGGCGACGACGGCCGTATCCAAGGTCGGGCAACACGCGCAGGGCAGAACATCGATCTCGCGCTGGATTGGCATGAATTGCAATGGCCGATGACCGATCCGCAAGTGAAAATCCCGTCAGGCAGACTCGCCGTGTCGGGTCCGCTCCAAGATTATCAGGTCAAACTCAACACAGAAGTGGACGCGCCCGATCTCGCCGGTGCGGCCATCAATGTCGCAGGTTACGGCAGCCTCCAGTTCCTGGACCTCACGCGCATCGACATCGAAGCGCTGAGCGGCGCGATCGGCGGGCAGGCGCGCGTGGCGTGGAAACCGGCGTTGCAGGCCAAGGTCGCGCTGGACGCGCAAGGTCTCGATCCGGGCGAACTGCTCGCCGACTGGCCCGGTACGCTGGGTTTCAGGGTGCGGGCGCAAGCCGCGCAGGCGGGCGACCAGCTGGTGGCCACACTCGAGGACTTAAGCATCGACGGACGGCTGCGCGACCATCCGGTACAAGCCGATGCGCGCGGCGCCTACGACGCGCAAGGCATCGAACTCGAAACGCTGAATGTCGCCTCCGGCGAGAGTTCCCTGCGGGCTGAAGGCCGCGTCGGCGACACCCTGGATCTGAACTGGGAGATCGAAAGCCCGGATCTGTCGCAACTGCTGCCCGCGGCGGCGGGGGAGATTTCGGGCGAGGGCAGCGCGCAAGGACCGTTACAGCGCCCGCGGGCGGAAGTGTCCCTCACGGGCAGCGGCCTGCGCTATCAAACCTTCCAGATGCAAAGTCTGAATCTGGATGCCAATGTCGATGCCAGCGGCGACCGGCGTTCCGTCGTAAACCTCGCGCTGGATAACGGCCGCTCCAGCGACATCAGGCTCAAGCGCATCACGTTAGCCGGCGAGGGTACGCCGTTGGCGCACACGGTGGCGTTGACCGCGCGCACCAGCACCGGCAACGCCGATGTGAGTCTGAACGGTGGACTGGACGACGCTTGGCAATCGGATCAGCGCTGGCGGTTCGAGCTCGACGAGGCGACCTTCAAGTATCCACGTCTGGCGCCCTGGGCGTTGCCTGAACCGATCACCGGCATGGCGAGCGCCGCCCGCGCGACGCTCACACGCGGATGCTGGGCGAGCGGCGACGCGCGTTTGTGCGTGCACGGCGAACGCACGCCCGCACAGATGAGCGGCGCGATGGAACTAACGGATTTCGCTTTCGGTTATGTCCGCCGCCTGTTGCCCCCCGACACTCGCGTAGATGGTGGCCTAGACCTGCAAGCGCGGTTCAGTCAGCCTGCGCAAGGCCAGCCGGCGGCGCAGTTGCGCGTTCAAACCACCCCGGGCAGGGTCGCCAGTGTCGCGACGATCCCCGCTGTTACGCGCGCGGCGGGGGATGGCGGTGGCGCGGCGCCATCACCGGCGCAGGTCTCGACCCTGCTCGAATTCAGATCCAGCGAGATCGATTTCGACATGAGTGAACGGGGTCTTGCTTTAAGTGTGGCGCTGCGACTGGCGGAGCAAGGCAACATCGAGATTATGGCCGCCGTGCCCAATGGTGAGGAACCGCTGCCGCGGCGCCCGTTGGAGGGACGCATACGGACGAACCTGCCCGATCTGTCGTTTATCTCGCAACTGACACCGGATACGGGGCGCTTCGAAGGGCGCGTAACGGGCGATATGCGGCTGGCGGGTTCGCTGCGGGCGCCCGAGCTTTACGGACGCAGCGTGCTCACGGATGGTCAGGCGGTGCTGCACCAACCAGGTCTCAATCTGCAAGACATCAGGATCGCGCTGGCTGGTCAGGGTAAAGACGGCGTGGATTTGAACGCCGCCGTTCGCTCCGGCGGCGGCCTGCTGAACGTAAACGGCGCGTTTCAATTCGCCGACAGGAATATGCCGCGCGCGCAAATCAGCATCGACGGTCATGAATTCCTCGCTTTCAACGCCATGGATGCGCGAGTGTTCATATCGCCAGACCTCGAGGTGGCGGCAAACACCGGCCGGGTGCGCGTGACGGGCGAACTGCACGTGCCTCGCGCCAGTATCCGACCTAAGGAACTGCCCGAATCCGCGGTCTCGGTGTCCGGCGACCAGGTCATCGTGCGGCCGGGCGAGGACGAGGCGGAAACCGCCGACGCAGGAGGCATGAAGGTTTCGGCGCGCATACGGCTGATCGTGGGGCCCAGAGTCACCGACGAGATCGGCGAACAGATCACCGACAAGCTGGACGAGCCGCCGGTTTACATCGAGGCGTTCGGGCTGACCGCGGGCATCGAGGGCGAACTGTTGATCATCGAAGGACCGGGGGAACCGACGCGCGGCACGGGCGAGCTCAACGTGGTCGAAGGCCGCTACCAGGCCTATGGCCAGGACCTGATCATCGAGACCGGCAGAATATTGTTCCCGGGTGGACCCATCAGCGAGCCGGGATTGGACGTACGCGCAATACGCGGCGACCTGGAAGACGAAGACGTTGTGGTGGGCGTGGAAGCGCGCGGCAGCCTCCAGAAGCCGAAATTTCAGCTATTCTCCGAACCTTCCATGCCGCAGCAGGAGCAGTTGTCCTATCTGGTGCTGGGGAATGCGCCGGGCGAGTCATCCGGTGGTGAGAGCTCGCTGCTGGCACGGGCCGCGCTGGCGCTGGGCCTTAAGGGCGGCAACTACCTCGCGGAGAACTTCGGCTCCAGACTGGGCGTGGACGAGATCGGTCTGGAATCTTCCGACACGGGCACGGGCGACGGCGAGCAGGCGTCGCTGGTGATCGGCAAGTACCTGTCGCCCAAGCTCTACCTGAGCTATGGCATCGGCCTGCTGGAACCCGTCTCGACCGTGCGGCTGGAGTACTCGATCACGCGCAGCCTGGAATTTGTCACTGAAACCTCGGGCGCGCAAACCGGTGGCGACGTTATCTACACCATCGAACGCGGCCAATGA